One genomic window of Blastopirellula retiformator includes the following:
- a CDS encoding ELWxxDGT repeat protein — translation MSSSALRRRRASTLSRHSQSSPLHAEQLETRAMLAADSGLLEGELASGDFLLEDVYPGSDPYQIYEAISFGYAELDGVAYFAGIDSPNSYSLWKTDGTTAGTEQVVAMPSYYDIRALKTVGNLLFFEADLTGTSYELFVTDGTAEGTVQLTDFATLNNFYSFNMTAVGDTVFFVADDGVSGVELWKTDGTELGTMLVDDLSPGSDSSRIVHLTASGDLLYFQTYDPLYVDVELWRSDGTAAGTFEIGVDLLDTSFLTDFGGVLYFTADDGMHGEELWKTDGTEAGTMLALDLLPGDTYSDLNDLVSVDGAIYFTDTDGDIWKTDGTAQGVVQLTDQDYEPGYISPHFVFQGELYYSLFTFDGVELWKTTDISTEPQFVGLLNDDLFSTFYDPPYAIIGDALFFTADDPDYGVELWKSDGTVEGTVVVTDLDPIRGNSYPFALTLFDDYLLFVARDPANGFEPRSLSLQSPPVAAIQLPKSSADGLSIELSALGTYDYKDAVADLLFEWDLDGDGQYDDAIGIQPAALLSSLTLPSVWEIGLKVTDLDGETGFATLSVSTEATNLAVDEPAIEVNDGMLATNSGVYFEAYDRTVALSASVGTVVDNGDGTWSWSYLTESNDIGSSAVTIYADNGFQSSETTFFLTVNYANPAIAVSPQSPEFVIRGEDAFAFGTYEVGAAPIASITASRGTVTDHGDGTWSWTGSISGDLSDFIVLQLTITDANNVSTSIYPPLYIIDSVNAYLTINDAAATTDSLGVVDVLPDDLETINEWDPFTVNVWIERDPNASYGLDTINYKLDYNDAWFQWTSSAAGASFGQLDVTDVGGQLEISASNFYDPIGGDGDYLLIGSFRFTPNPDGGLPNDAVGQYAEPVDLGFSIADMTVTNDYFANIPGMQSGGPTTQVEVIPYDLDDDGVIGLVDLANWIRTVGDNVAATPESYPFDFDQDGVVSLIDLAYLIRNIGATRSNGVEIQLPPISPPAGSLIESEFPSLQSQTADLTPSFLLEAEAIDPQQQNVDAAFGAFDLLDDCWQLPTDADEEVEETLEEEGLFSAESWRPQQLPDWALEAASIVECFVDQAIALLEEYDEEHPAMAEASDWWNNRFRRF, via the coding sequence ATGAGCAGCTCTGCTTTGCGCCGCCGCCGCGCCTCCACCTTATCCCGACATTCCCAATCCTCTCCGTTGCATGCCGAGCAACTCGAGACCCGCGCGATGCTGGCGGCCGACAGCGGTCTGCTGGAGGGAGAGCTGGCCAGCGGCGACTTTCTGCTGGAAGACGTCTATCCCGGCAGTGATCCGTATCAAATCTACGAAGCGATCTCATTTGGCTACGCCGAGCTCGACGGAGTCGCCTACTTTGCCGGCATCGATTCTCCCAATAGCTACAGCCTGTGGAAGACCGATGGCACGACCGCCGGCACCGAGCAGGTCGTGGCAATGCCGTCGTACTACGACATCCGCGCGCTAAAAACGGTCGGCAACCTGCTGTTCTTTGAAGCGGATCTGACCGGCACGTCGTACGAACTGTTCGTCACCGACGGCACGGCGGAAGGAACGGTTCAGCTGACCGATTTCGCGACCCTCAATAACTTCTACTCCTTTAACATGACCGCCGTCGGGGATACGGTTTTCTTTGTCGCCGATGATGGCGTCAGTGGCGTTGAGTTATGGAAAACGGACGGAACCGAACTGGGGACGATGCTGGTTGACGATCTATCGCCCGGCTCCGATTCTTCCCGGATCGTCCACCTGACCGCCTCCGGCGATCTCCTCTACTTCCAGACCTACGATCCGTTATACGTTGACGTCGAACTGTGGCGATCGGACGGAACGGCGGCCGGGACGTTTGAAATCGGCGTTGACCTGCTCGATACTTCGTTCCTGACCGACTTTGGCGGCGTCCTTTATTTCACGGCGGACGATGGCATGCATGGCGAAGAGCTGTGGAAGACCGACGGGACCGAAGCCGGGACGATGCTGGCGCTCGACCTGCTTCCTGGCGACACCTACTCGGATCTCAATGATCTGGTCAGTGTCGACGGGGCGATTTACTTTACGGACACCGACGGCGATATCTGGAAGACCGACGGAACCGCACAAGGCGTCGTGCAGCTAACCGATCAAGATTACGAGCCGGGTTACATATCGCCGCACTTCGTCTTTCAGGGAGAGCTCTACTACAGCCTCTTTACGTTCGACGGGGTCGAGCTGTGGAAAACGACCGACATCTCGACCGAACCGCAATTCGTTGGACTGCTGAACGACGACTTGTTCTCCACCTTTTACGATCCCCCCTACGCGATCATTGGCGACGCCCTCTTCTTTACCGCCGATGACCCCGACTATGGCGTTGAGCTCTGGAAATCGGATGGGACTGTCGAAGGAACGGTAGTAGTCACCGACCTCGATCCGATTCGGGGAAACAGTTATCCGTTCGCGCTGACGCTGTTCGACGACTACCTGCTGTTTGTGGCCCGCGATCCGGCGAATGGGTTCGAGCCGCGGTCGCTGTCGCTGCAGTCGCCGCCAGTCGCCGCAATCCAGCTACCCAAGTCAAGCGCCGACGGCCTTTCCATCGAACTGAGCGCCCTGGGAACCTACGATTACAAAGACGCCGTCGCCGACTTGCTGTTTGAGTGGGACCTGGATGGCGACGGGCAGTATGATGACGCGATCGGGATTCAGCCGGCGGCGCTGTTGTCGAGTCTCACGTTGCCCTCTGTCTGGGAAATCGGCCTGAAGGTGACCGATCTGGATGGAGAAACCGGCTTTGCAACCCTGTCGGTCAGTACCGAAGCGACCAATCTAGCGGTCGACGAACCGGCGATCGAAGTGAACGACGGTATGCTTGCCACCAACAGCGGCGTCTACTTCGAGGCGTATGATCGCACCGTTGCGCTGTCAGCCTCGGTCGGCACGGTCGTCGACAATGGCGATGGCACGTGGAGCTGGAGCTATCTGACCGAGTCGAACGATATCGGATCGAGCGCCGTCACCATCTACGCCGACAATGGATTCCAATCGTCCGAGACCACGTTTTTCCTGACGGTCAACTACGCCAATCCGGCCATCGCGGTCTCTCCCCAATCTCCGGAATTCGTAATCCGCGGGGAAGACGCCTTCGCGTTTGGTACGTACGAAGTCGGCGCCGCCCCGATAGCGTCGATCACCGCGTCGCGCGGCACGGTCACCGACCATGGAGACGGTACCTGGAGTTGGACCGGTTCGATCAGCGGCGACCTGTCGGACTTTATCGTCCTTCAGCTGACGATCACCGACGCCAACAACGTTTCGACCAGCATCTATCCTCCGCTGTACATCATTGATTCGGTCAACGCCTATTTGACGATTAACGACGCCGCCGCGACGACCGACAGCTTAGGCGTGGTCGACGTCTTACCGGACGACTTGGAGACGATCAACGAATGGGATCCCTTCACGGTCAACGTCTGGATCGAGCGTGATCCGAACGCCAGCTATGGACTGGATACGATCAACTACAAGCTCGACTACAACGACGCCTGGTTCCAATGGACCAGCAGCGCCGCCGGCGCCAGCTTTGGTCAGTTGGATGTGACCGACGTCGGGGGCCAGCTGGAAATTTCCGCGAGCAATTTCTACGACCCAATTGGAGGGGATGGCGACTATCTGCTGATCGGCAGTTTTCGCTTTACGCCCAATCCCGACGGCGGCCTCCCCAATGACGCCGTCGGGCAATACGCCGAGCCGGTCGACCTTGGCTTTTCGATCGCCGATATGACGGTGACCAACGACTACTTTGCGAATATCCCCGGCATGCAGTCAGGCGGCCCGACCACCCAAGTCGAAGTAATTCCGTACGACCTGGATGACGACGGCGTCATTGGCTTGGTCGACCTGGCCAATTGGATTCGCACGGTAGGAGATAACGTCGCCGCGACGCCAGAGTCGTATCCTTTCGACTTTGACCAGGACGGGGTCGTTTCGCTGATTGACCTGGCCTATTTGATTCGCAACATCGGCGCGACGCGTTCCAACGGCGTGGAGATTCAGCTTCCCCCGATATCGCCGCCAGCAGGGTCGCTGATCGAAAGTGAGTTCCCATCGCTGCAATCGCAGACCGCCGATCTGACGCCCAGCTTCTTGCTGGAAGCGGAGGCGATCGATCCGCAGCAGCAGAACGTCGACGCCGCGTTCGGCGCGTTCGACCTGCTCGACGACTGCTGGCAATTGCCAACCGATGCCGACGAGGAAGTCGAGGAAACGCTCGAAGAAGAAGGCCTCTTCTCGGCCGAGTCGTGGCGCCCGCAGCAGCTGCCCGACTGGGCCCTGGAAGCCGCTTCGATCGTCGAATGCTTTGTCGACCAGGCGATCGCGCTGCTCGAAGAATACGACGAGGAGCACCCGGCGATGGCCGAGGCCAGCGACTGGTGGAACAACCGCTTCCGACGCTTCTAA
- a CDS encoding dihydroorotase, giving the protein MKTLIKNATVMLPDGPSKTSVLIDGATIAEIDPAESVEADETVYAYGMHLLPGVIDAHVHMRDPGGTDKEDLRTGSMAAAKGGVTTFLDMPNTSPATISQKMLDEKLTLASVKSVVNYGFFIGATIDNIDELKKANRTPGIKIYMGSTTGDLFLKDPGMLEAIFAETKLPIAVHAEDENIISKNFEEFGMTRNVVDHSRIRTPEAEASSVHKAVALAKEYKHRLHLCHMSSALALPEFEDHDDLITAEVTPHHLFLNDSDYMNLGTLAQMNPALKSASDNAALLQALLDDQIQIVATDHAPHRFEDKCQRYPDSPSGVPGVETVLPLMLDLVHKEKCTLEDVVHWLCEGPALVWDIMEKGRIEVGYDADLVLVDMNKSVVLRGPNMQTKCRWTPFEGREVNGWPVRTWVCGKEVYREGEFDLSRPGVEVMFDHSRGGYWSGIDG; this is encoded by the coding sequence ATGAAAACGCTGATTAAGAACGCCACCGTGATGTTGCCGGACGGTCCCTCGAAGACGTCGGTCTTGATCGATGGCGCCACCATCGCCGAGATCGACCCCGCCGAATCGGTCGAAGCGGATGAAACGGTATACGCTTACGGCATGCACCTGTTGCCTGGGGTGATCGACGCTCACGTGCACATGCGAGATCCAGGCGGCACCGACAAAGAAGATCTTCGCACCGGCAGCATGGCGGCCGCTAAGGGGGGCGTGACGACCTTCCTGGACATGCCCAACACCAGCCCGGCGACGATCTCGCAGAAGATGCTGGATGAAAAGCTGACCCTCGCTTCGGTCAAAAGCGTCGTTAACTATGGTTTCTTCATCGGCGCCACCATCGACAACATCGACGAACTGAAGAAGGCGAACCGCACCCCCGGCATCAAGATCTACATGGGGAGCACCACCGGCGATCTCTTTTTGAAGGATCCTGGCATGCTGGAGGCGATCTTCGCCGAAACGAAGCTGCCGATCGCCGTCCATGCCGAAGATGAGAACATTATCTCGAAGAACTTCGAAGAGTTCGGCATGACCCGCAATGTGGTCGATCACTCGAGAATTCGTACGCCAGAAGCGGAAGCGTCGTCGGTTCACAAGGCGGTGGCGCTGGCCAAAGAATACAAGCATCGGCTCCATCTTTGCCATATGTCGTCGGCGCTCGCGCTGCCGGAGTTTGAAGATCACGACGACCTGATCACGGCCGAGGTGACCCCGCATCACCTGTTCCTGAACGACTCGGACTACATGAATCTGGGGACGCTGGCCCAGATGAATCCGGCCCTGAAATCGGCCTCTGACAACGCGGCGCTGCTGCAGGCGCTGTTGGATGATCAGATCCAGATCGTGGCGACCGATCACGCGCCGCATCGCTTCGAAGACAAGTGTCAGCGCTATCCCGATAGCCCGTCCGGCGTCCCCGGCGTCGAGACGGTCTTGCCGCTGATGCTGGACCTGGTCCACAAAGAGAAGTGCACGCTAGAGGATGTCGTACACTGGTTGTGCGAAGGGCCGGCCCTGGTCTGGGACATCATGGAGAAGGGGCGGATTGAAGTTGGCTACGACGCCGACCTGGTGTTGGTCGACATGAACAAGTCGGTCGTCCTCCGCGGCCCAAACATGCAGACCAAGTGCCGCTGGACGCCATTTGAAGGTCGCGAAGTCAATGGCTGGCCGGTGCGAACCTGGGTGTGCGGCAAAGAGGTCTATCGCGAAGGTGAATTCGACCTCTCGCGACCGGGCGTCGAGGTGATGTTCGACCACTCGCGCGGCGGCTACTGGTCGGGTATCGACGGCTAG
- a CDS encoding DUF1559 domain-containing protein, which produces MNVSLAWSHHRRRGFTLVELLVVIAIIGVLIALLLPAVQQAREAARRMTCSNNLKQIGLSLHNYHDTYNRLPPGIVTSNQLCWSAQLLPFIEQGNLWDALGTAGAFDGPWEDITAVTTTGVGNRPPLAQTPLSAFICPSDPGGDLNKKLGGASSIYFGKSNYVGIFSAYYNATDPVATGSGGSDRPAVFTDNSETKFRDIIDGLSNTVIVAERGTQGGPCGSLWIGYHSDFGGSISGSIAAFQVRLRMERVSNDTDYVINGSSNYNPSSMHPGGAQFLFGDASVQFLPETIPLRTQAALGTMDGGEVIQPY; this is translated from the coding sequence ATGAACGTATCTCTTGCTTGGTCTCACCATCGTCGACGCGGTTTCACGCTGGTCGAATTGTTGGTGGTGATCGCGATTATCGGCGTGTTGATTGCGCTCTTGTTGCCGGCGGTTCAGCAGGCCCGCGAAGCGGCTCGCCGTATGACTTGCAGCAACAATCTGAAGCAGATCGGCCTCTCACTGCACAACTACCACGACACTTACAACCGACTTCCCCCCGGGATCGTCACCAGCAACCAGCTTTGCTGGAGCGCCCAGCTTCTGCCGTTTATTGAGCAGGGGAACCTGTGGGATGCGCTCGGAACGGCTGGCGCGTTTGATGGCCCGTGGGAAGATATCACCGCGGTCACCACGACAGGCGTTGGCAATCGTCCTCCGCTCGCCCAGACGCCGTTGTCGGCCTTCATCTGCCCGTCCGATCCCGGCGGAGATTTGAACAAGAAGTTGGGCGGCGCCAGCAGCATCTACTTCGGCAAGTCGAACTACGTTGGCATTTTCTCCGCCTACTACAACGCGACCGACCCGGTGGCGACCGGTTCCGGCGGTAGCGATCGCCCGGCGGTCTTTACCGACAACTCGGAAACCAAATTCCGCGACATCATCGACGGGCTGAGCAACACGGTTATCGTCGCCGAACGCGGCACCCAGGGGGGGCCGTGCGGATCGCTGTGGATTGGTTACCACAGCGACTTTGGCGGCAGCATCTCGGGCTCGATTGCGGCGTTCCAGGTTCGCTTGCGGATGGAACGGGTCTCTAACGACACCGACTACGTGATCAATGGTTCGAGCAACTACAACCCGAGCAGCATGCATCCGGGCGGTGCCCAGTTCCTGTTTGGGGACGCCAGCGTGCAATTTTTGCCGGAGACGATTCCGCTCCGTACGCAAGCCGCGCTCGGCACGATGGATGGTGGCGAAGTGATCCAGCCTTACTAG
- a CDS encoding transthyretin-like family protein produces MNVKPIFSSSKWLALAVVTVGMTLGCGGANGPRLGTVSGTVTLNGKPLADATVNFYHENDRPSHGKTDASGRYELEFTNTRKGAIVGENVVRITVATTEGEGVKPKREILQARYNTDSELRFDVESGDNTANFDLKHSGGGAGG; encoded by the coding sequence ATGAATGTTAAACCGATTTTTTCCTCGTCGAAGTGGTTGGCGCTGGCCGTCGTCACTGTCGGCATGACCTTGGGGTGCGGCGGCGCAAATGGCCCTCGCCTGGGTACCGTTTCCGGCACGGTCACTTTGAATGGTAAGCCGCTGGCGGATGCGACGGTCAATTTCTATCACGAGAACGATCGGCCTTCCCACGGGAAGACCGACGCCAGCGGGCGCTACGAGTTGGAATTCACCAACACCCGAAAGGGCGCCATCGTCGGCGAAAACGTCGTCCGCATCACCGTGGCGACGACCGAAGGCGAAGGGGTGAAGCCAAAGCGGGAAATCCTGCAGGCGCGTTACAACACCGATTCGGAACTGCGGTTCGACGTGGAATCGGGAGATAACACGGCCAACTTCGACCTGAAGCATTCCGGTGGCGGAGCCGGCGGCTAA